One segment of Hippopotamus amphibius kiboko isolate mHipAmp2 chromosome 2, mHipAmp2.hap2, whole genome shotgun sequence DNA contains the following:
- the SAV1 gene encoding protein salvador homolog 1 isoform X1 → MLSRKKTKNEVSKPAEVQGKYVKKETSPLLRNLMPSFIRHGPTIPRRTDICLPDSSSNAFAASGDGIVSRNHSFLRTPIQRTPHEIMRRESNRLSAPSYLARSLADVPREYGSSQSFLTEFNFAVENGDSGSRYYYSDNYFDGQRRRPLGDRTHEDRRYYAYNHDLFQREPLNQGRRASGIGRVAATSLGNLTNHGSEDLPLPPGWSVDWTMRGRKYYIDHNTNTTHWSHPLEREGLPPGWERVESSEFGTYYVDHTNKKAQYRHPCAPSVPRYDQPPPVTYQPQQTERNQSLLVPANPYHTAEIPDWLQVYARAPVKYDHILKWELFQLADLDTYQGMLKLLFMKELEQIVKMYEAYRQALLTELENRKQRQQWYAQQHGKNF, encoded by the exons ATGCTGTCCCGCAAGAAAACCAAAAACGAGGTGTCCAAGCCGGCTGAGGTGCAGGGCAAGTACGTGAAGAAGGAGACGTCGCCCCTGCTGCGGA ATCTTATGCCTTCATTTATCCGGCACGGTCCAACAATTCCAAGACGAACTGATATCTGTCTTCCAGATTCAAGCTCAAATGCCTTTGCAGCTTCTGGAGATGGAATAGTTTCAAGAAACCATAGTTTCCTTAGAACTCCAATTCAGAGAACACCTCATGAAAtaatgagaagagaaagcaaCAGATTATCTGCACCATCTTACCTTGCCAGGAGTCTAGCAGATGTCCCTAGGGAATATGGCTCTTCTCAGTCATTTTTAACAGAATTTAATTTTGCTGTTGAAAATGGAGACTCTGGTTCCCGATATTATTATTCAGATAATTATTTTGATGGTCAGAGGAGGCGCCCACTTGGAGATCGAACACACGAAGACCGTAGATACTATGCATACAACCATGATCTCTTCCAAAGGGAGCCACTGAACCAGGGCAGGCGTGCTTCAG gtATTGGGAGAGTTGCTGCTACATCTTTAGGAAATTTAACTAACCATGGTTCTGAAGATTTACCCCTTCCCCCTGGCTGGTCTGTGGACTGGACAATGAGAGGGAGGAAATATTATATAGACCACAACACAAATACAACTCATTGGAGCCATCCTCTGGAGCGAGAAGGACTTCCTCCAGGATGGGAGCGAGTTGAGTCATCAGAGTTTGGAACCTATTATGTAGATCACACAAATAAGAAGGCTCAATATAGGCATCCCTGTGCTCCGAG TGTGCCTCGGTATGATCAACCTCCTCCTGTCACATACCAGCCACAGCAAACTGAAAGAAATCAGtcccttttggtgcctgcaaATCCTTATCATACTGCAGAAATTCCTGACTGGCTTCAGGTGTATGCTCGAGCCCCTGTGAA ATATGACCACATTCTGAAGTGGGAACTCTTCCAGCTGGCTGACCTGGATACATACCAGGGAATGCTAAAGTTGCTTTTCATGAAAGAACTGGAACAGATTGTTAAAATGTATGAAGCCTACAGACAGGCTCTTCTCACCGAGTTGGAAAATCGCAAGCAGAGACAGCAGTGGTATGCCCAGCAACATGGCaagaatttttaa
- the SAV1 gene encoding protein salvador homolog 1 isoform X3, with the protein MPSFIRHGPTIPRRTDICLPDSSSNAFAASGDGIVSRNHSFLRTPIQRTPHEIMRRESNRLSAPSYLARSLADVPREYGSSQSFLTEFNFAVENGDSGSRYYYSDNYFDGQRRRPLGDRTHEDRRYYAYNHDLFQREPLNQGRRASGIGRVAATSLGNLTNHGSEDLPLPPGWSVDWTMRGRKYYIDHNTNTTHWSHPLEREGLPPGWERVESSEFGTYYVDHTNKKAQYRHPCAPSVPRYDQPPPVTYQPQQTERNQSLLVPANPYHTAEIPDWLQVYARAPVKYDHILKWELFQLADLDTYQGMLKLLFMKELEQIVKMYEAYRQALLTELENRKQRQQWYAQQHGKNF; encoded by the exons ATGCCTTCATTTATCCGGCACGGTCCAACAATTCCAAGACGAACTGATATCTGTCTTCCAGATTCAAGCTCAAATGCCTTTGCAGCTTCTGGAGATGGAATAGTTTCAAGAAACCATAGTTTCCTTAGAACTCCAATTCAGAGAACACCTCATGAAAtaatgagaagagaaagcaaCAGATTATCTGCACCATCTTACCTTGCCAGGAGTCTAGCAGATGTCCCTAGGGAATATGGCTCTTCTCAGTCATTTTTAACAGAATTTAATTTTGCTGTTGAAAATGGAGACTCTGGTTCCCGATATTATTATTCAGATAATTATTTTGATGGTCAGAGGAGGCGCCCACTTGGAGATCGAACACACGAAGACCGTAGATACTATGCATACAACCATGATCTCTTCCAAAGGGAGCCACTGAACCAGGGCAGGCGTGCTTCAG gtATTGGGAGAGTTGCTGCTACATCTTTAGGAAATTTAACTAACCATGGTTCTGAAGATTTACCCCTTCCCCCTGGCTGGTCTGTGGACTGGACAATGAGAGGGAGGAAATATTATATAGACCACAACACAAATACAACTCATTGGAGCCATCCTCTGGAGCGAGAAGGACTTCCTCCAGGATGGGAGCGAGTTGAGTCATCAGAGTTTGGAACCTATTATGTAGATCACACAAATAAGAAGGCTCAATATAGGCATCCCTGTGCTCCGAG TGTGCCTCGGTATGATCAACCTCCTCCTGTCACATACCAGCCACAGCAAACTGAAAGAAATCAGtcccttttggtgcctgcaaATCCTTATCATACTGCAGAAATTCCTGACTGGCTTCAGGTGTATGCTCGAGCCCCTGTGAA ATATGACCACATTCTGAAGTGGGAACTCTTCCAGCTGGCTGACCTGGATACATACCAGGGAATGCTAAAGTTGCTTTTCATGAAAGAACTGGAACAGATTGTTAAAATGTATGAAGCCTACAGACAGGCTCTTCTCACCGAGTTGGAAAATCGCAAGCAGAGACAGCAGTGGTATGCCCAGCAACATGGCaagaatttttaa
- the SAV1 gene encoding protein salvador homolog 1 isoform X4, with protein sequence MLSRKKTKNEVSKPAEVQGKYVKKETSPLLRNLMPSFIRHGPTIPRRTDICLPDSSSNAFAASGDGIVSRNHSFLRTPIQRTPHEIMRRESNRLSAPSYLARSLADVPREYGSSQSFLTEFNFAVENGDSGSRYYYSDNYFDGQRRRPLGDRTHEDRRYYAYNHDLFQREPLNQGRRASGIGRVAATSLGNLTNHGSEDLPLPPGWSVDWTMRGRKYYIDHNTNTTHWSHPLEREGLPPGWERVESSEFGTYYVDHTNKKAQYRHPCAPRYDHILKWELFQLADLDTYQGMLKLLFMKELEQIVKMYEAYRQALLTELENRKQRQQWYAQQHGKNF encoded by the exons ATGCTGTCCCGCAAGAAAACCAAAAACGAGGTGTCCAAGCCGGCTGAGGTGCAGGGCAAGTACGTGAAGAAGGAGACGTCGCCCCTGCTGCGGA ATCTTATGCCTTCATTTATCCGGCACGGTCCAACAATTCCAAGACGAACTGATATCTGTCTTCCAGATTCAAGCTCAAATGCCTTTGCAGCTTCTGGAGATGGAATAGTTTCAAGAAACCATAGTTTCCTTAGAACTCCAATTCAGAGAACACCTCATGAAAtaatgagaagagaaagcaaCAGATTATCTGCACCATCTTACCTTGCCAGGAGTCTAGCAGATGTCCCTAGGGAATATGGCTCTTCTCAGTCATTTTTAACAGAATTTAATTTTGCTGTTGAAAATGGAGACTCTGGTTCCCGATATTATTATTCAGATAATTATTTTGATGGTCAGAGGAGGCGCCCACTTGGAGATCGAACACACGAAGACCGTAGATACTATGCATACAACCATGATCTCTTCCAAAGGGAGCCACTGAACCAGGGCAGGCGTGCTTCAG gtATTGGGAGAGTTGCTGCTACATCTTTAGGAAATTTAACTAACCATGGTTCTGAAGATTTACCCCTTCCCCCTGGCTGGTCTGTGGACTGGACAATGAGAGGGAGGAAATATTATATAGACCACAACACAAATACAACTCATTGGAGCCATCCTCTGGAGCGAGAAGGACTTCCTCCAGGATGGGAGCGAGTTGAGTCATCAGAGTTTGGAACCTATTATGTAGATCACACAAATAAGAAGGCTCAATATAGGCATCCCTGTGCTCCGAG ATATGACCACATTCTGAAGTGGGAACTCTTCCAGCTGGCTGACCTGGATACATACCAGGGAATGCTAAAGTTGCTTTTCATGAAAGAACTGGAACAGATTGTTAAAATGTATGAAGCCTACAGACAGGCTCTTCTCACCGAGTTGGAAAATCGCAAGCAGAGACAGCAGTGGTATGCCCAGCAACATGGCaagaatttttaa
- the SAV1 gene encoding protein salvador homolog 1 isoform X2 produces MLSRKKTKNEVSKPAEVQGKYVKKETSPLLRNSSSNAFAASGDGIVSRNHSFLRTPIQRTPHEIMRRESNRLSAPSYLARSLADVPREYGSSQSFLTEFNFAVENGDSGSRYYYSDNYFDGQRRRPLGDRTHEDRRYYAYNHDLFQREPLNQGRRASGIGRVAATSLGNLTNHGSEDLPLPPGWSVDWTMRGRKYYIDHNTNTTHWSHPLEREGLPPGWERVESSEFGTYYVDHTNKKAQYRHPCAPSVPRYDQPPPVTYQPQQTERNQSLLVPANPYHTAEIPDWLQVYARAPVKYDHILKWELFQLADLDTYQGMLKLLFMKELEQIVKMYEAYRQALLTELENRKQRQQWYAQQHGKNF; encoded by the exons ATGCTGTCCCGCAAGAAAACCAAAAACGAGGTGTCCAAGCCGGCTGAGGTGCAGGGCAAGTACGTGAAGAAGGAGACGTCGCCCCTGCTGCGGA ATTCAAGCTCAAATGCCTTTGCAGCTTCTGGAGATGGAATAGTTTCAAGAAACCATAGTTTCCTTAGAACTCCAATTCAGAGAACACCTCATGAAAtaatgagaagagaaagcaaCAGATTATCTGCACCATCTTACCTTGCCAGGAGTCTAGCAGATGTCCCTAGGGAATATGGCTCTTCTCAGTCATTTTTAACAGAATTTAATTTTGCTGTTGAAAATGGAGACTCTGGTTCCCGATATTATTATTCAGATAATTATTTTGATGGTCAGAGGAGGCGCCCACTTGGAGATCGAACACACGAAGACCGTAGATACTATGCATACAACCATGATCTCTTCCAAAGGGAGCCACTGAACCAGGGCAGGCGTGCTTCAG gtATTGGGAGAGTTGCTGCTACATCTTTAGGAAATTTAACTAACCATGGTTCTGAAGATTTACCCCTTCCCCCTGGCTGGTCTGTGGACTGGACAATGAGAGGGAGGAAATATTATATAGACCACAACACAAATACAACTCATTGGAGCCATCCTCTGGAGCGAGAAGGACTTCCTCCAGGATGGGAGCGAGTTGAGTCATCAGAGTTTGGAACCTATTATGTAGATCACACAAATAAGAAGGCTCAATATAGGCATCCCTGTGCTCCGAG TGTGCCTCGGTATGATCAACCTCCTCCTGTCACATACCAGCCACAGCAAACTGAAAGAAATCAGtcccttttggtgcctgcaaATCCTTATCATACTGCAGAAATTCCTGACTGGCTTCAGGTGTATGCTCGAGCCCCTGTGAA ATATGACCACATTCTGAAGTGGGAACTCTTCCAGCTGGCTGACCTGGATACATACCAGGGAATGCTAAAGTTGCTTTTCATGAAAGAACTGGAACAGATTGTTAAAATGTATGAAGCCTACAGACAGGCTCTTCTCACCGAGTTGGAAAATCGCAAGCAGAGACAGCAGTGGTATGCCCAGCAACATGGCaagaatttttaa